A region from the Dehalococcoides mccartyi CG5 genome encodes:
- a CDS encoding patatin family protein — translation MPKSKVPKIGIALGGGAARGIIHIGVLEVLEKEGLPLDLVTGTSMGAIIGALYASGHKPQEMKEIVHNLSWKQLMPLLDLAAPRAGFLSSRKIKSYLKELIGDITFAELKKPFACVAADVKTGEEVIFNEGPVIDGVIASMSLPIIFRPVKNKNRFLVDGGIITPIPAQIVRDMGADFVIAVNAIYRHDYIKQNRDSEPSVFDTAFQIVNIMSIHMAQENLLAADIAIEPDLSGIGPGDFLKAPEIVLRGELGATDAVPHLKHLLLQKFSYAPPI, via the coding sequence ATGCCCAAATCCAAAGTGCCTAAAATAGGCATTGCCTTGGGTGGAGGCGCTGCCAGAGGCATCATCCATATCGGCGTGCTTGAAGTACTGGAAAAAGAAGGCTTACCGCTGGATTTGGTCACCGGAACCAGTATGGGTGCCATTATAGGCGCTCTATATGCCAGTGGTCATAAACCGCAGGAAATGAAAGAAATAGTACATAACCTGAGTTGGAAACAGCTTATGCCCCTTCTGGATTTGGCCGCCCCCAGAGCCGGTTTCCTATCGTCCCGAAAGATAAAAAGTTATTTAAAAGAGCTTATCGGAGACATCACCTTTGCCGAACTCAAGAAACCCTTTGCCTGCGTAGCCGCAGACGTTAAAACCGGCGAAGAAGTTATCTTTAACGAGGGTCCTGTTATTGACGGAGTAATTGCCAGCATGTCCCTGCCCATTATTTTCCGTCCGGTGAAAAACAAAAACCGTTTTCTGGTGGATGGCGGCATTATTACCCCTATTCCAGCTCAGATTGTACGTGACATGGGGGCAGATTTTGTAATTGCGGTAAATGCCATTTACCGCCATGATTATATAAAACAAAACAGAGATTCGGAACCCTCAGTCTTTGATACAGCCTTCCAGATAGTAAATATTATGTCAATACATATGGCTCAGGAAAATCTGCTGGCCGCCGATATTGCCATTGAGCCTGACCTCTCAGGAATAGGTCCAGGCGATTTCCTGAAAGCCCCGGAAATAGTCTTGCGGGGAGAGCTGGGGGCAACTGATGCCGTACCTCATCTAAAACACCTGCTGCTTCAAAAATTCAGCTACGCCCCCCCGATTTAA
- a CDS encoding helicase HerA domain-containing protein produces the protein MTTENKLGIVIGGSLSGGVDVRLNGETLVEDMAVGRYVTIQGKTKRFLGMITDVSLGVTDQRLMLTPPASDEKFLAEILSGTAAYGDLKVIPYLVLGNDEKSLLDGPQPVKTIPSHYAPVDIASNEDIEMVFGKEDATHFYVGNPLDMETRLCLNLPELVKRSNGIFGKSGTGKTFLTRTLLVGMLQKGSCVNLVFDMHSEYGWEGTSEKKHKVKALKQLFPDRVAVFTLDGESSRKRKVSVDFEVKIGYDEIEPEDISLLRQTLNLTEQAVEAVYQLRKHFKKNWIKEANNIGDEEEDKKLLDTLSIHESTFQNLRRGLNTLTRLPFIVENAPVKAVDRVLEYLNRNINVVLEFGRYTDITAYILVANLLTRRIYTSYRDHMEQAMAEDASKPTPLVITIEEAHKFLNPEVASRTIFGTIAREMRKYNVTLLIIDQRPSGIDPEVMSQLGTKITALLDNEKDIDAVLSGVSGKNELKGVLAKLASRQQALIFGAAVPMPVAFVPREYDQNIYNEVSQKKISSEEIEELF, from the coding sequence ATGACAACTGAAAACAAACTGGGTATTGTAATAGGGGGTTCACTTTCCGGCGGGGTAGATGTCCGCCTGAACGGTGAAACCTTGGTAGAAGATATGGCGGTTGGGCGTTATGTCACCATTCAAGGCAAAACCAAACGCTTTCTGGGCATGATAACCGATGTTTCTCTGGGAGTAACAGACCAGCGCCTTATGCTCACCCCTCCTGCCTCAGACGAAAAATTTCTGGCCGAAATACTCAGCGGTACAGCCGCTTACGGAGATCTGAAGGTTATACCCTATCTGGTACTGGGCAATGATGAAAAAAGCCTTCTGGATGGCCCTCAGCCGGTCAAGACCATACCCAGCCACTATGCCCCGGTAGATATTGCCTCCAACGAAGATATAGAGATGGTATTCGGCAAGGAAGACGCCACCCATTTTTATGTGGGTAACCCGCTGGACATGGAAACCCGCCTCTGCCTAAACCTGCCTGAGCTGGTCAAACGTTCAAACGGCATCTTCGGTAAAAGCGGCACCGGCAAAACATTCCTCACCCGCACCCTGCTGGTCGGCATGCTTCAGAAAGGGTCTTGCGTAAATCTGGTGTTTGATATGCACTCCGAATACGGCTGGGAAGGCACCAGTGAGAAAAAACACAAAGTTAAAGCCCTAAAACAGCTCTTTCCGGACAGGGTAGCCGTATTTACTTTAGATGGGGAAAGCTCCCGCAAACGCAAAGTCAGCGTGGACTTTGAGGTAAAGATAGGCTACGACGAAATAGAGCCGGAAGATATCAGCCTGCTCCGCCAGACCCTTAATCTGACCGAACAGGCGGTAGAAGCCGTTTACCAGCTACGCAAGCACTTCAAGAAAAACTGGATAAAAGAAGCCAATAATATTGGAGACGAAGAAGAAGATAAAAAACTGCTGGACACTTTAAGTATCCATGAAAGCACTTTCCAGAACCTGCGGAGGGGGCTTAATACCCTTACCCGCCTGCCCTTTATCGTAGAAAATGCCCCGGTCAAGGCAGTAGACAGGGTGCTTGAATACCTAAACCGGAATATAAACGTAGTACTGGAATTCGGGCGGTATACAGACATCACCGCCTACATACTGGTAGCCAATCTGCTTACCCGCCGCATATATACCAGCTACCGTGACCACATGGAACAAGCCATGGCCGAAGATGCCTCCAAACCCACCCCGCTGGTTATTACCATAGAGGAAGCCCATAAATTTTTAAACCCGGAAGTGGCTTCCCGCACTATCTTCGGCACTATTGCCCGTGAAATGCGTAAATACAATGTCACCCTGCTTATCATAGACCAGCGGCCTTCGGGCATAGACCCTGAAGTGATGTCCCAGTTAGGCACTAAAATAACCGCCCTGCTGGACAACGAAAAAGATATAGACGCCGTACTCTCAGGCGTTTCCGGTAAAAACGAACTCAAAGGCGTCCTTGCCAAACTGGCTTCACGCCAGCAAGCCCTGATATTCGGTGCGGCAGTACCCATGCCGGTAGCCTTTGTCCCCCGCGAGTACGACCAAAATATCTATAACGAAGTCAGCCAGAAAAAAATCAGCTCCGAAGAAATAGAGGAGCTTTTCTAG
- a CDS encoding Crp/Fnr family transcriptional regulator — translation MEYLNCMMDLWLFESLSKSEKTEISHLFRRPEYLKNEHLFSEGEPASAVFVVTKGRIKLFKTSENGREIVLGYLTPNQLFGEEILFNDAIRTIAAVAVEDTKLCACYKNDFENLLSQNSQIAVKVIKALSDKINHITETLADMAIYDTQVRLARTLARLAKEHGEDVCDGRRLNFRLTHDDLGSLVGASRVMVTNVMKSLKKSGIIKDDIDHKLVVSQWFLKDYSDEKPTFIRNNSTSCECFPKSDA, via the coding sequence TTGGAATACTTGAATTGCATGATGGATCTGTGGTTGTTTGAATCTTTGAGCAAGTCTGAAAAGACCGAAATCAGTCATCTTTTTCGGAGGCCGGAGTATCTGAAAAATGAGCATCTTTTTAGTGAAGGTGAACCTGCGAGTGCCGTATTTGTTGTTACCAAGGGGAGGATCAAACTTTTTAAGACATCAGAAAACGGGAGAGAAATTGTCCTGGGATATTTGACCCCTAACCAGCTCTTTGGTGAAGAGATATTGTTTAATGATGCTATCCGGACTATTGCAGCCGTAGCAGTAGAGGACACCAAGCTGTGTGCTTGTTATAAAAATGACTTTGAAAATCTGCTTTCCCAAAATTCACAAATAGCGGTTAAGGTGATAAAGGCCTTGAGCGATAAAATTAACCATATTACTGAAACTTTGGCAGATATGGCCATTTACGATACTCAGGTCAGGCTTGCGCGCACTTTAGCGAGATTAGCCAAGGAACATGGCGAAGATGTATGTGATGGCCGGCGGTTAAATTTCCGTTTGACTCATGATGATTTGGGTTCTTTGGTTGGAGCTTCCAGAGTAATGGTAACCAATGTGATGAAGTCCCTCAAAAAATCCGGCATTATCAAAGATGATATCGACCATAAGCTGGTTGTCAGCCAGTGGTTTTTGAAAGATTATTCTGATGAAAAGCCAACATTTATCAGGAATAATTCAACCAGCTGCGAATGTTTCCCGAAATCTGATGCATAG
- a CDS encoding GNAT family N-acetyltransferase, with protein sequence MPDIFEATNGQGFKQAVVESQNLRLRIIQAADAYKAFSLIKDPEVTRYLMWDGPKTINELRLAYQDEAADFETGHRYSFAIERVDKPGLIGSLAFRLIGYKEQALIGYWLGHKYWTKGYMTEAIRLSVHFAFKHLKAERIFGGVFKGNQPSRRTLEKNGFQLDGTLRRDILVRGTWTDVWFMSLLREEWEQNPARYIPLTEEVIHAQIQSA encoded by the coding sequence ATGCCAGATATATTTGAGGCCACGAATGGACAGGGGTTTAAGCAGGCAGTTGTAGAAAGCCAGAACCTAAGGCTGCGAATAATTCAAGCCGCCGATGCCTATAAAGCCTTCAGCCTGATTAAAGACCCCGAGGTAACCCGCTACCTGATGTGGGATGGCCCGAAAACCATAAATGAACTCCGCTTGGCATATCAGGACGAAGCAGCCGACTTTGAAACAGGTCATCGCTACTCTTTTGCCATTGAAAGAGTGGATAAACCCGGCCTGATAGGCAGTCTGGCTTTCAGACTTATCGGCTATAAAGAGCAAGCCCTTATCGGATACTGGCTGGGGCACAAATACTGGACTAAAGGCTATATGACAGAAGCCATACGCTTAAGTGTTCACTTTGCCTTCAAACACCTTAAAGCAGAGCGTATTTTCGGCGGAGTTTTTAAGGGAAACCAGCCATCACGCCGCACTTTGGAGAAAAACGGCTTCCAGCTTGACGGAACCCTGCGCCGGGATATACTGGTCAGGGGAACATGGACGGATGTCTGGTTTATGTCACTGCTCAGAGAAGAATGGGAACAAAACCCGGCGCGTTATATCCCGCTAACTGAGGAGGTTATTCATGCCCAAATCCAAAGTGCCTAA